In Triticum aestivum cultivar Chinese Spring chromosome 5B, IWGSC CS RefSeq v2.1, whole genome shotgun sequence, the following proteins share a genomic window:
- the LOC123111256 gene encoding pentatricopeptide repeat-containing protein At1g52620, whose protein sequence is MSRLLPRITALPGRRRSHNPIPPALAESLARVLANRSTNPAWARSLAALLPSPLSDGSLADAVVSLRDPDLALALLSWSRSHSGSRHHDADKLPPPTPIAHSALLRLLARSGRFDAVDFTLQDMSLAGVAPTYACLGELVAAYANAGIETKATEMCERVRGQYGMLPAAIHSNCLLRLLVERRQWDDAHKLYDEMLAKEGGADDYSTCVMVRGLCLEGRVEKGVKLIEARWGAGCVPNTVFYNVLIDGYCRRGDMGRGLLLLGEMEMKGILPTVVTYGTLMSWLGRKGDLEKVTYLLSEMRERRLSPNIEIYNSVIDALCKCRSAPQAMVVLKQIFASGCDPDVITFSTLISGLCREGRVQEAERLLREAIRREVNPNLFSYTSLIHGFCIRGQVMDASNLLMEMMERGYTPDVVTFGALIHGLVVAGQVSEALLVREKMTARQLLPDANIYNVLISCLCKKHMLPAARNLLAEMLEQNVHPDKFVYTTLIDGFIRNESLDEARKVFEFMEQKGVRLDVVGYNAMIKGYCQFGMLDEAIVCMNNMRKVRCIPDEFTYSTLITGYVKQGNMGGALRLLCEMTKRRCQPNVVTYSSLINGYCKLGDTDTAEDIFADMQLEGPFPNVITYTILIGSLFKKDKAMKAAAYFEHMLINHCAPSDITLHCLVTGLTNSMACIVSSNCSGTVKMHDKGALLDIFRGLVNGKWDPGNAAYNAIIFSLCRHNMLRNALDILNKMANKGYSPDSVTFIALLYGFCSVGKSRDWRSILPNDFRPDQLEIASGYKILFDQYVAKSVGCEVSSALRLYLEECRSLKQMEHKFTCS, encoded by the coding sequence ATGTCCAGGCTCCTGCCCCGCATCACCGCGCTCCCAGGCCGTCGCCGCAGCCACAACCCGATCCCGCCCGCCCTCGCGGAGTCGCTCGCGCGGGTCCTCGCCAACCGCTCTACCAATCCGGCCTGGGCCCGCTCCCTCGCCGCGCTCCTCCCCTCCCCGCTCTCAGACGGCAGCCTCGCCGATGCCGTCGTCTCCCTGCGCGACCCCGACCTCGCCCTAGCGCTCCTCTCCTGGTCCCGCTCCCACTCCGGCAGCCGCCACCATGACGCCGACAAACTCCCGCCGCCCACGCCTATCGCGCATTccgccctcctccgcctcctcgcccgCTCCGGCCGCTTCGACGCCGTCGACTTCACGCTCCAGGACATGTCTCTCGCGGGCGTCGCGCCCACGTATGCTTGCCTCGGCGAGCTTGTGGCTGCCTACGCCAACGCCGGGATCGAAACGAAGGCCACCGAGATGTGCGAGCGCGTCAGGGGGCAGTATGGAATGCTCCCTGCGGCGATCCACAGCAACTGCCTGCTCAGACTCCTTGTGGAGCGGCGGCAGTGGGACGACGCCCACAAGCTGTATGACGAAATGCTTGCTAAGGAAGGTGGCGCGGATGATTACAGCACATGTGTGATGGTCCGGGGCCTTTGCTTGGAAGGGCGGGTCGAGAAGGGTGTGAAGTTGATTGAGGCGAGGTGGGGGGCAGGGTGCGTGCCAAATACTGTGTTCTATAATGTCTTGATCGATGGGTATTGTCGACGCGGCGACATGGGTAGGGGACTGTTGCTCTTGGGTGAGATGGAAATGAAGGGGATATTGCCAACTGTGGTAACATATGGAACTCTTATGAGCTGGCTCGGGAGGAAGGGTGATCTTGAGAAGGTTACCTATTTGCTGTCAGAGATGCGGGAAAGGAGACTGTCCCCCAACATCGAGATTTATAACAGTGTCATCGATGCTTTGTGCAAATGCCGGTCTGCACCACAGGCAATGGTAGTCTTGAAGCAGatttttgcaagtggctgtgaccCTGATGTCATCACTTTTAGTACTTTGATATCTGGGCTCTGCCGGGAAGGGCGTGTTCAAGAGGCTGAGCGTCTGTTGAGGGAGGCCATTAGGAGGGAGGTAAACCCAAATCTATTCAGTTATACGTCATTGATTCATGGCTTCTGCATTAGAGGACAAGTGATGGATGCATCCAATTTGCTTATGGAAATGATGGAAAGAGGGTATACTCCTGATGTGGTCACATTTGGAGCCCTGATTCATGGTCTTGTTGTTGCTGGGCAAGTCAGTGAGGCATTGCTTGTCCGGGAGAAGATGACAGCGAGACAGCTTCTCCCTGATGCTAACATATATAATGTACTGATTAGTTGCCTATGCAAGAAACATATGCTCCCTGCAGCTAGAAACCTTCTAGCAGAGATGCTCGAGCAAAATGTCCACCCTGATAAATTTGTTTACACCACATTGATTGATGGGTTCATTAGGAATGAGAGTCTTGACGAGGCAAGGAAAGTATTCGAATTCATGGAACAAAAGGGTGTCCGCCTTGATGTTGTTGGCTATAATGCTATGATAAAAGGATACTGTCAGTTTGGAATGCTGGATGAGGCAATTGTATGCATGAACAACATGAGAAAGGTGAGGTGTATCCCAGATGAGTTTACATATTCCACTCTTATCACTGGCTATGTTAAACAAGGCAATATGGGTGGAGCTCTAAGGTTACTGTGCGAAATGACGAAAAGGAGATGCCAACCAAATGTTGTTACATACTCATCATTAATAAATGGATACTGCAAGCTAGGTGATACAGATACTGCAGAAGATATATTCGCAGACATGCAACTTGAAGGTCCATTCCCCAATGTGATAACTTATACCATTTTAATTGGTAGCCTGTTTAAAAAAGATAAAGCGATGAAAGCTGCTGCATATTTTGAACACATGCTGATTAATCATTGTGCTCCTAGTGATATTACGTTGCATTGTTTAGTTACTGGTCTCACTAACTCTATGGCTTGTATCGTCAGTTCAAACTGCAGTGGTACTGTTAAGATGCATGACAAGGGTGCTCTTTTAGACATATTCAGGGGTTTGGTTAATGGCAAATGGGATCCAGGGAATGCAGCATACAATGCTATTATTTTCAGCCTATGCAGACACAATATGCTTCGTAACGCATTGGACATATTAAATAAGATGGCTAACAAAGGCTACTCACCGGACTCTGTCACTTTCATTGCACTTCTTTATGGATTTTGTTCTGTTGGCAAATCAAGGGATTGGAGGAGCATCCTACCTAATGACTTTCGGCCAGATCAACTTGAGATAGCCTCTGGGTACAAAATACTGTTTGATCAATATGTAGCAAAGTCAGTTGGTTGTGAAGTCTCTAGTGCTCTGCGGTTGTATCTTGAAGAATGTAGATCCTTAAAACAAATGGAGCATAAATTTACTTGTTCCTGA
- the LOC123111257 gene encoding cytochrome P450 94B3-like: MEFPSSSSLLLILLPPVLYISYHIARSLAKKKPTTHGLRRHPLLGHLPAFLKNRDRFLEWSTELIVASPDLRMGFWIPGMTTGIVTSNPADVEHILRTNFANYPKGERAISMLVDFLGHGLFNSDGEQWLWQRKNASLEFTTRSLRGFLIDSVQAEVGNRLLPLLRRAAAGGVVLDMQDVLERFAFDTICMVSFGHDPCCLADGGALTEGKSDFMRAFGEAQDLIVSRFLDPVAASWKVKKWLNVGKERRLKKAIADVHGFAMEIVRSRRQSASGEENRDDVLSRFVASDEHGDEALRDIVLSFLIAGRETSSSALTWFFWLVSSRPDVVARIADEVRSVRSMAGTRPGDPFTFDALRDMRYLHAALTESMRLYPPVPIDSQSSAADDTLPDGTHIGAGWNITYSAYAMGRLAVIWGKDCAEFKPERWLGDDGAFRPESPFRYTVFHAGPRTCLGKEMAYVQMKSIAASVLEEFAVDVVRKNAGSGGVPEHVLSVTLRMKGGLPVQI, translated from the coding sequence ATGgagttcccctcttcttcttccctGTTACTCATCCTGCTTCCTCCCGTGCTGTACATCTCCTACCACATCGcgaggagcctcgccaagaagaagcCCACCACCCACGGCCTCAGGAGGCACCCGCTGCTCGGCCACCTCCCGGCGTTCCTCAAGAACCGGGACCGCTTCCTCGAGTGGTCCACCGAGCTCATCGTCGCCAGCCCTGACCTCAGGATGGGCTTCTGGATCCCCGGGATGACCACCGGCATCGTCACCAGCAACCCGGCCGACGTCGAGCACATCCTCCGCACCAACTTCGCCAACTACCCCAAGGGCGAGCGCGCCATCTCCATGCTGGTCGACTTCCTCGGCCACGGCCTCTTCAACTCCGACGGGGAGCAGTGGCTGTGGCAGCGCAAGAACGCCAGCCTCGAGTTCACCACGCGCTCGCTCCGCGGTTTCCTCATCGACTCCGTGCAGGCCGAGGTCGGGAACAGGCTGCTCCCGCTGCTGCGACGCGCCGCGGCCGGCGGCGTGGTGCTCGACATGCAGGACGTGCTGGAGCGGTTCGCGTTCGACACCATCTGCATGGTCTCGTTCGGGCACGACCCATGCTGCCTCGCCGACGGCGGGGCCCTGACGGAGGGGAAGTCGGACTTCATGCGCGCGTTCGGCGAGGCGCAGGACCTCATCGTCAGCCGGTTCCTCGACCCCGTCGCGGCCTCCTGGAAGGTCAAGAAATGGCTCAACGTCGGCAAAGAGCGCCGCCTGAAGAAGGCCATCGCCGACGTCCATGGGTTCGCCATGGAAATCGTCCGCTCCCGCCGTCAAAGTGCGTCTGGGGAAGAAAACAGAGACGACGTCCTGTCAAGGTTCGTGGCGAGCGACGAGCACGGCGACGAGGCGCTCCGGGACATCGTCCTCAGTTTCCTGATCGCCGGCCGCGAGACCTCGTCCTCGGCGCTCACGTGGTTCTTCTGGCTCGTGTCCTCCCGGCCGGACGTCGTGGCGCGCATCGCCGACGAGGTCCGCTCGGTCCGGTCCATGGCAGGCACTCGCCCCGGCGACCCGTTCACGTTCGACGCGCTCCGGGACATGCGGTACCTGCACGCCGCGCTCACCGAGTCGATGCGGCTCTACCCGCCGGTGCCTATCGACTCCCAGTCGAGCGCGGCGGACGACACGCTCCCCGACGGCACCCACATTGGGGCCGGCTGGAACATCACGTACAGCGCGTACGCCATGGGGCGGCTCGCGGTCATATGGGGCAAGGACTGCGCCGAGTTCAAGCCGGAGCGGTGGCTCGGCGACGATGGCGCGTTCCGGCCTGAGAGCCCGTTCCGGTACACGGTGTTCCATGCCGGGCCGAGGACGTGCCTCGGGAAGGAGATGGCCTACGTGCAGATGAAGTCCATCGCTGCGAGTGTGCTCGAAGAATTCGCGGTCGACGTCGTCCGCAAGAACGCTGGCAGCGGCGGCGTGCCGGAGCACGTGCTTTCGGTGACGCTCAGGATGAAGGGCGGCTTGCCTGTCCAAATCTAA